In Laribacter hongkongensis DSM 14985, the following proteins share a genomic window:
- the secE gene encoding preprotein translocase subunit SecE, producing the protein MELQDKLKLVLAGLLVVAGIAGYYLVPESQTVARVAMVVAGVLLAAGAVWLSAPGKSFVTYAQDSVGEAKKVVWPTRKEATQLTGLVFLFVLVLALFMWLVDSGLSWLFYDLILGRG; encoded by the coding sequence ATGGAACTGCAAGATAAACTGAAACTTGTGCTGGCCGGATTGCTGGTTGTGGCCGGGATTGCCGGTTACTACTTGGTGCCCGAGTCGCAAACGGTGGCGCGTGTTGCCATGGTGGTTGCCGGGGTGTTGCTGGCTGCCGGGGCTGTCTGGCTGTCTGCGCCGGGCAAGTCTTTCGTGACATATGCGCAGGACTCGGTCGGTGAGGCCAAGAAGGTGGTCTGGCCGACTCGTAAGGAGGCAACCCAGTTGACCGGGTTGGTGTTCTTGTTTGTCCTGGTGCTGGCGCTGTTCATGTGGCTGGTGGATTCCGGCCTGTCATGGCTGTTTTATGATCTGATTTTGGGCCGAGGATAA
- the nusG gene encoding transcription termination/antitermination protein NusG, whose protein sequence is MKWYVVHAYSGFEKSVQKALRERIERAEMQHLFGKILVPVEEVVDIKNGKRTLAERKFFPGYVLVEMEMNDDTWHLVKSTPKVSGFIGGTANRPAPIKPSEVDAIMQQIQEGVEKPKPKVLFEVGQKVRVSDGPFADFNGVVDEVNYERSRLRVSVQIFGRDTPVELEFNQVEKL, encoded by the coding sequence ATGAAATGGTATGTGGTTCACGCCTACTCCGGCTTTGAAAAGAGCGTCCAGAAGGCTCTGAGGGAACGTATCGAGCGTGCCGAGATGCAACACCTGTTCGGCAAGATTCTGGTGCCGGTCGAAGAAGTGGTTGACATCAAGAATGGCAAGCGCACGCTGGCCGAACGCAAGTTTTTCCCCGGCTACGTGCTGGTGGAAATGGAAATGAACGACGACACTTGGCATCTGGTCAAGAGTACGCCGAAAGTCTCCGGCTTCATCGGAGGTACTGCCAACCGTCCGGCACCGATCAAGCCGTCCGAGGTCGATGCCATCATGCAGCAGATCCAGGAGGGCGTGGAGAAACCCAAGCCCAAGGTGTTGTTTGAGGTAGGGCAAAAGGTACGGGTTTCCGACGGTCCGTTTGCAGATTTCAATGGCGTGGTTGACGAGGTCAACTACGAGCGCAGCCGGTTGCGTGTGTCCGTGCAGATTTTCGGGCGCGACACGCCGGTTGAGCTGGAGTTCAACCAGGTCGAAAAGCTGTAA
- the rplK gene encoding 50S ribosomal protein L11 codes for MAKKIVGYIKLQVPAGKANPSPPIGPALGQRGLNIMEFCKAFNAQTQGVEPGLPIPVVITAYADKSFTFIMKTPPATILIKKAAGVQKGSPKPHTDKVGKLNRAQLEEIAKTKQPDLTAADMDAAVRTIAGSARSMGIEVEGV; via the coding sequence GTGGCAAAGAAAATTGTCGGCTATATCAAGCTGCAAGTGCCCGCTGGTAAAGCCAACCCGTCGCCTCCGATCGGTCCGGCTCTTGGTCAGCGCGGCCTGAACATTATGGAATTCTGCAAGGCCTTCAACGCCCAGACTCAGGGTGTTGAGCCGGGTTTGCCGATTCCGGTGGTGATCACTGCCTACGCGGACAAGTCCTTCACCTTCATCATGAAGACTCCGCCGGCGACCATTCTGATCAAGAAGGCCGCGGGCGTGCAGAAGGGCAGCCCGAAGCCGCATACCGACAAGGTGGGCAAGCTCAATCGCGCCCAGCTGGAAGAAATCGCCAAGACCAAGCAGCCTGACCTGACCGCTGCCGACATGGACGCCGCCGTGCGTACCATCGCCGGTTCGGCTCGCAGCATGGGCATCGAAGTGGAGGGCGTGTAA
- the rplA gene encoding 50S ribosomal protein L1 yields the protein MAKVSKRLAALKATVDRNKLYPVDEAISLVKGAATAKFDESIDVAVNLGVDPRKSDQVVRGSVVLPRGTGKSVRVAVFTQGANAEAAKAAGADIVGFEDLADEVKKGNLNFDVVIASPDAMRIVGQLGQILGPRGLMPNPKVGTVTPNVAEAVKNAKAGQVQYRTDKSGIIHATIGRASFDVEALRENLGALVDALQKAKPAASKGVYLKKIAVSSTMGVGVRVDQVTLVAQA from the coding sequence ATGGCTAAGGTTTCCAAGCGTCTGGCTGCCCTCAAGGCAACGGTTGACCGCAACAAGCTTTACCCGGTTGACGAGGCAATCTCGCTGGTGAAGGGGGCTGCTACGGCCAAGTTTGACGAATCCATCGATGTGGCCGTCAACCTCGGTGTTGATCCGCGCAAATCCGACCAGGTGGTGCGTGGTTCCGTGGTGCTGCCGCGTGGTACCGGCAAGAGCGTGCGCGTTGCCGTCTTCACCCAGGGTGCCAATGCCGAAGCTGCCAAGGCAGCCGGTGCTGACATCGTGGGTTTTGAAGACCTTGCCGACGAAGTCAAGAAGGGTAACCTCAACTTCGACGTGGTGATCGCTTCGCCGGACGCCATGCGTATCGTTGGTCAACTGGGCCAGATCCTCGGGCCGCGTGGCCTGATGCCGAACCCGAAAGTCGGTACCGTGACCCCGAACGTGGCTGAAGCCGTGAAGAACGCCAAGGCCGGTCAGGTGCAGTACCGTACCGACAAGTCTGGTATCATTCACGCCACTATCGGTCGTGCCTCTTTCGATGTTGAAGCGCTGCGTGAAAACCTCGGTGCTCTGGTTGATGCACTGCAAAAGGCCAAGCCGGCTGCTTCCAAGGGTGTTTACCTGAAGAAGATCGCAGTTTCCAGCACCATGGGTGTTGGTGTGCGTGTTGATCAGGTGACGCTCGTCGCTCAGGCTTGA
- the rplJ gene encoding 50S ribosomal protein L10 has translation MSLNLEDKKAVVAEIAAQVATAQTIVVAEYRGIEVSSMTKLRAKAREQGVYLRVLKNTLARRAVADTPFAGLADQMVGPLVYGISEDPVAAAKVLNDFAKVDNKIVIKAGSYDGKVLGTAEVAELASIPSRDELLSKLLFVMQAPVSGMARVLAAVAEKKGEGEAVAA, from the coding sequence TTGAGTCTCAATCTGGAAGATAAGAAGGCGGTAGTGGCCGAGATCGCAGCGCAAGTTGCGACTGCTCAGACCATCGTGGTCGCCGAATATCGTGGCATTGAGGTGAGCAGCATGACCAAGCTCCGCGCCAAGGCGCGTGAGCAAGGCGTTTACCTGCGTGTCCTGAAGAACACGCTGGCTCGCCGTGCGGTTGCCGATACCCCGTTCGCCGGTCTGGCCGACCAAATGGTTGGCCCGCTGGTCTACGGCATTTCGGAAGATCCGGTTGCTGCCGCCAAGGTGCTGAACGACTTTGCCAAAGTCGACAACAAGATCGTCATCAAGGCAGGTTCCTACGACGGCAAGGTGCTTGGCACCGCCGAAGTGGCTGAGCTGGCTTCGATCCCGAGCCGCGATGAGCTGCTGTCCAAGCTGCTGTTCGTGATGCAGGCCCCGGTTTCCGGCATGGCCCGCGTGCTCGCCGCTGTTGCCGAGAAGAAGGGCGAAGGCGAAGCCGTCGCTGCCTGA
- the rplL gene encoding 50S ribosomal protein L7/L12 has product MAITKDDILEAVGAMTVMELNDLVKAFEEKFGVSAAAMAVAAPAAGAAAAAEEKTEFDVVLTAAGDNKVNVIKVVRALTGLGLKEAKDMVDGAPKTVKEGVSKADAEAMLKQLTEAGAKAEIK; this is encoded by the coding sequence ATGGCTATCACCAAAGACGACATCCTCGAAGCCGTTGGCGCGATGACCGTGATGGAACTGAACGACCTCGTGAAGGCGTTCGAAGAGAAGTTCGGCGTGTCCGCTGCTGCCATGGCCGTTGCTGCCCCGGCTGCCGGCGCTGCTGCTGCTGCTGAAGAAAAGACCGAGTTCGACGTGGTCCTGACCGCTGCTGGCGACAACAAGGTCAACGTGATCAAGGTCGTGCGTGCCCTGACCGGTCTGGGTCTGAAGGAAGCCAAGGACATGGTTGACGGCGCTCCGAAGACCGTGAAGGAAGGCGTGTCGAAGGCTGATGCCGAAGCCATGCTGAAGCAGCTGACCGAAGCCGGTGCCAAGGCTGAAATCAAGTAA
- the rpoB gene encoding DNA-directed RNA polymerase subunit beta: MSYSFTEKKRIRKSFAKRETVLDVPFLLATQIDSYADFLQLGVPFDRRENAGLEAAFRSIFPILSNNGYARLDFVHYVLGDPPFDVPECQLRGITFAAPLRARIRLTILDRESSKPVVKEVRENDVYMGEIPLMTQNGSFIINGTERVIVSQLHRSPGVFFEHDRGKTHSSGKLLFSARIIPYRGSWLDFEFDPKDLLYFRIDRRRKMPVTTLLKALGYSEERILSEFYDTDSFRLTRDGVYMAVVPERLRGEVAKSDIVAPDGRVLAQKDKRITAKTIRDIQAAGITEIEVPADTLLGKVLARTVIHPETGEIIARANNEITEETLAKFAIAEIETVDVLFVNELDHGAYIAQTMRSDDVNDQLSARVAIYRMMRPGEPPTEDAVEALFQRLFFNEESYDLSRVGRMKFNRRAYAHLDDKAPGWIKRFYERVGERGETGPGTLDYDDIVAVIMLLVEMRNGRGEVDDIDHLGNRRVRSVGELAENQFRAGLVRVERAVKERLNQAESDNLMPHDLINAKPVSAAIKEFFGSSQLSQFMDQTNPLSEVTHKRRVSALGPGGLTRERAGFEVRDVHPTHYGRVCPIETPEGPNIGLINSLAIYARTNDYGFLETPYRRVVDSKVTDQIDYLSAIEEGRYVIAQANATLNADGTLVDELVTCREKGETILATPDRVQYMDVATSQVVSVAASLIPFLEHDDANRALMGANMQRQAVPCLRAEKPFVGTGIERAVAVDSGTAIAAQRGGVVDYVDATRVVIRVNDDEAVAGEVGVDIYNLVKYTRSNQNTNINQRPIVKVGDVVARGDVIADGASTDLGELALGQNMTIAFMPWNGYNYEDSVLISERVVADDRYTSIHIEELSVVARDTKLGPEEITRDIPNLSERMQGRLDDAGIVYIGAEVEAGDVLVGKVTPKGETQLTPEEKLLRAIFGEKASDVKDTSLRVPTGMQGTVIDVQVFTREGIERDKRAQSIIDAELKRYRLDLNDQVRIFENDAFSRIERLIIGKVANGGPKRLPKGTAIDLEYLNSLLSKHDWFDIRMADEDIARQLELMKESLAQKRVEFDEKFEDKKRKLTQGDELPPGVQKMVKVYIAVKRRLQPGDKMAGRHGNKGVVSKILPVEDMPYMADGTPVDIVLNPLGVPSRMNIGQILEVHLGWAGKGIGQQFDKMLKAEAAVADLRAYIEKVYNSAGKQEDIAGLSDDEIRMLAENLRRGMPFSTPVFDGAKEEEIRKMLDLAYPDEDPRTPQLGFNGSKTQMTLFDGRSGEAFDRKVTVGVMHFLKLHHLVDDKMHARSTGPYSLVTQQPLGGKAQFGGQRFGEMEVWALEAYGAAYTLQEMLTVKSDDVNGRTKMYENIVKGEHKIDAGMPESFNVLVKEIRSLGLDIDLERY; encoded by the coding sequence ATGAGTTATTCGTTTACTGAGAAGAAGCGGATTCGCAAAAGCTTCGCCAAGCGCGAAACCGTTCTCGACGTCCCATTCCTGCTGGCGACGCAGATCGACTCGTACGCCGACTTCCTGCAGCTCGGCGTGCCGTTCGACCGGCGTGAGAATGCGGGCCTCGAAGCAGCGTTCCGTTCGATCTTTCCGATCCTCAGCAACAACGGTTACGCACGTCTCGACTTTGTCCACTATGTCCTGGGTGATCCGCCGTTCGACGTGCCGGAATGCCAGCTGCGCGGCATTACTTTTGCCGCGCCCCTGCGTGCGCGCATCCGCCTGACCATCCTCGACCGTGAGTCCTCCAAGCCGGTTGTCAAGGAAGTCCGCGAAAACGACGTGTACATGGGTGAAATCCCGCTGATGACCCAGAACGGTTCGTTCATCATCAACGGTACCGAGCGCGTCATCGTCTCCCAGCTGCACCGCAGCCCGGGCGTGTTCTTCGAGCACGACCGCGGCAAGACCCACAGCTCGGGCAAGCTCTTGTTCTCCGCCCGCATCATTCCGTACCGCGGCTCTTGGCTCGACTTCGAATTCGATCCGAAGGACCTGCTCTATTTCCGTATCGACCGTCGCCGCAAAATGCCGGTGACGACGCTCCTCAAGGCGCTGGGTTACAGCGAGGAGCGCATCCTGTCCGAGTTTTACGATACCGACAGCTTCCGTCTGACCCGTGACGGCGTCTACATGGCCGTGGTGCCCGAGCGCCTGCGCGGTGAAGTGGCCAAGTCCGACATCGTGGCTCCGGACGGTCGCGTGCTGGCTCAAAAAGACAAGCGCATCACCGCCAAGACGATCCGTGACATCCAGGCTGCCGGCATCACCGAGATCGAAGTGCCGGCCGACACCCTGCTGGGCAAGGTGCTGGCCAGGACCGTGATCCATCCGGAAACCGGAGAGATCATCGCGCGCGCCAACAACGAAATCACCGAAGAAACGCTGGCCAAGTTTGCCATCGCCGAAATCGAAACCGTCGACGTGCTGTTCGTCAATGAGCTGGATCATGGCGCCTACATCGCCCAGACCATGCGCAGCGATGACGTCAACGACCAGCTGTCGGCCCGCGTTGCCATCTACCGCATGATGCGCCCGGGCGAGCCGCCGACCGAAGATGCGGTCGAGGCCCTGTTCCAGCGCCTGTTCTTCAACGAAGAATCCTACGACCTATCGCGCGTCGGCCGCATGAAGTTCAACCGCCGTGCCTACGCCCATCTGGACGACAAGGCACCGGGCTGGATCAAGCGTTTCTACGAACGCGTCGGCGAGCGTGGCGAAACCGGTCCGGGCACGCTGGACTACGACGACATCGTTGCCGTCATCATGCTCCTGGTGGAAATGCGCAACGGCCGTGGCGAAGTGGATGACATCGATCACCTCGGCAACCGTCGCGTGCGTTCGGTCGGCGAACTGGCCGAAAACCAGTTCCGCGCCGGCCTCGTGCGTGTCGAGCGCGCTGTCAAGGAACGCCTGAACCAGGCCGAGTCCGACAACCTGATGCCGCATGACCTGATCAACGCCAAGCCGGTCAGCGCTGCCATCAAGGAATTCTTCGGCTCCAGCCAGCTGTCGCAGTTCATGGACCAGACCAACCCGCTGTCCGAAGTGACCCACAAGCGCCGCGTATCGGCCCTGGGCCCGGGCGGTCTGACCCGCGAACGCGCCGGCTTTGAAGTACGTGACGTGCACCCGACCCACTACGGCCGCGTGTGCCCGATCGAAACGCCGGAAGGCCCGAACATCGGCCTGATCAACTCGCTGGCCATCTACGCGCGTACCAACGACTACGGCTTCCTCGAAACGCCGTATCGCCGCGTGGTCGACAGCAAGGTGACCGACCAGATCGATTACCTGTCGGCCATCGAAGAAGGCCGCTACGTGATCGCCCAGGCCAACGCCACGCTGAACGCCGACGGCACGCTGGTCGACGAACTGGTGACCTGCCGCGAAAAGGGCGAAACCATCCTCGCCACGCCGGACCGTGTCCAGTACATGGACGTGGCTACCAGCCAGGTGGTGTCGGTCGCGGCTTCGCTGATTCCGTTCCTTGAGCACGATGACGCCAACCGCGCCCTGATGGGTGCCAACATGCAGCGCCAGGCCGTACCGTGCCTGCGTGCCGAAAAGCCGTTCGTCGGCACCGGCATCGAACGCGCCGTGGCCGTCGACTCGGGTACCGCCATTGCCGCCCAGCGCGGCGGCGTGGTCGACTATGTCGATGCCACCCGTGTGGTGATCCGCGTCAATGACGACGAAGCCGTCGCCGGCGAAGTGGGTGTCGACATCTACAACCTCGTCAAGTACACCCGCTCCAACCAGAACACCAACATCAACCAGCGTCCGATCGTGAAGGTCGGCGATGTGGTGGCGCGTGGCGACGTGATTGCCGACGGTGCATCGACTGACCTGGGCGAACTCGCCCTCGGCCAGAACATGACCATCGCCTTCATGCCGTGGAACGGTTACAACTACGAAGACTCGGTGCTGATCTCCGAGCGCGTGGTGGCCGACGACCGCTACACCTCGATCCACATCGAGGAACTGTCGGTGGTGGCCCGTGACACCAAGCTCGGACCGGAAGAAATCACCCGCGACATCCCGAACCTGTCCGAGCGCATGCAGGGCCGTCTGGACGACGCCGGCATCGTGTACATCGGTGCCGAAGTCGAAGCCGGTGACGTGCTGGTCGGCAAGGTGACCCCGAAGGGCGAAACCCAGCTGACGCCGGAAGAAAAGCTCCTGCGCGCCATCTTCGGTGAAAAGGCCAGCGACGTGAAAGACACCTCGCTGCGCGTGCCGACCGGCATGCAGGGCACCGTCATCGACGTGCAGGTGTTCACCCGCGAAGGCATCGAACGCGACAAGCGCGCCCAGTCGATCATCGACGCCGAGCTCAAGCGCTACCGCCTCGACCTGAACGACCAGGTGCGTATTTTCGAAAACGACGCCTTCAGCCGTATCGAACGCCTGATCATCGGCAAGGTGGCCAACGGTGGTCCGAAGCGCCTGCCCAAGGGCACCGCGATTGACCTCGAATACCTCAACAGCCTGCTGTCCAAGCACGACTGGTTCGACATCCGCATGGCGGATGAAGACATCGCGCGCCAGCTGGAGCTGATGAAGGAATCGCTGGCCCAGAAGCGCGTCGAATTCGACGAAAAGTTCGAAGACAAGAAGCGCAAGCTGACCCAGGGCGACGAACTGCCCCCGGGCGTGCAGAAGATGGTCAAGGTGTACATCGCCGTGAAGCGTCGCCTGCAACCGGGTGACAAGATGGCCGGCCGTCACGGTAACAAGGGTGTGGTCTCGAAGATCCTGCCGGTGGAAGACATGCCGTACATGGCTGACGGTACGCCGGTCGACATCGTGCTGAACCCGCTGGGCGTGCCGTCACGCATGAACATCGGCCAGATCCTCGAAGTGCACCTCGGGTGGGCCGGCAAGGGCATCGGCCAGCAGTTCGACAAGATGCTGAAGGCCGAAGCCGCCGTGGCCGACCTGCGCGCCTACATCGAAAAGGTCTACAACAGCGCCGGCAAGCAGGAAGACATTGCCGGCCTGAGCGACGACGAAATCCGCATGCTGGCCGAAAACCTGCGTCGCGGCATGCCGTTCTCGACCCCGGTGTTCGATGGTGCCAAGGAAGAAGAAATCCGCAAGATGCTGGATCTCGCCTATCCGGACGAAGACCCGCGCACGCCGCAACTGGGCTTCAACGGTTCCAAGACCCAGATGACCCTGTTCGATGGCCGCTCCGGCGAAGCCTTCGACCGCAAGGTCACTGTCGGCGTGATGCACTTCCTGAAGCTGCACCACCTGGTTGACGACAAGATGCACGCCCGTTCGACCGGCCCGTACAGCCTCGTGACCCAGCAGCCGCTGGGCGGCAAGGCACAGTTCGGTGGTCAGCGCTTCGGTGAAATGGAAGTGTGGGCACTGGAAGCCTACGGTGCCGCCTACACGCTGCAAGAAATGCTTACCGTCAAGTCGGACGACGTGAACGGCCGGACCAAGATGT